In Acipenser ruthenus chromosome 1, fAciRut3.2 maternal haplotype, whole genome shotgun sequence, the genomic stretch GTACAATGCTACTTATTATATTGTTGTTTCCTGGTACTGTGCTTTCTGTGCTGTAGATCACATGGTCTGCTGGCAACTGGAACAATGGATATAAATTGACAGACTAAATAACTAGGTGGATTAGCTAACTGCTCAAGTAAAAACGTGCCTTTTAGTTCAGTTTGTACACAACAGGTTTGTCAGTTTAGTTTGTGCTGTTACtgatgtatgttttttgtttcttaacaTACACAAGGTCTGATTGGCTCCTTGTTCTCTCTGCTGCAgttcctctcctcccctctcactgGCGCTGCTTCTGACTATTTTGGAAGAAGACCATTAATGATGATTTCAACAGTAAGTTTATAGATATTgtttcactgtctgtctgtcatgtgatttCACCAGCAATTATTTTTGGTTACAAACCTGGTGATAGGTTGCTTGGTAAACTACACAAGGCAAGTGTCTCGTTTGTGCTTTTTTTTGCATGCTCAAAATGCACCGACAGTAAAAATATATCATGAGACAAGTGATACAGCAGGTTTACACACGTCAAATTGATTGCTTGCAGCATGAAGATGGCGTCGCAAGCAAAATAATTGCCTTGTGTATCATGGTCTTAATGGTCTACACAGTTGAAGATCTAAATGCTGCCAGCCTTCAACTCTGTATTATTCTTGCTTGTGTTTTCCCTCGGGGGGGATACTGTGAAAAAAAGGTCAGCGGGAGTTGAAGAGTTGCACCGTTTTAGATGTATCATTGCTTAGatgattaaaatagacccctACTGTACCAAGctatttgaataaataataataataaatcaattattacATCACTTATACTGGTcgtatatatattacatttgaaaCATAGGAAGAATggaaatgtttaaatgttatgaAGGAAACATCTAAGTGttcatttttacttttaataaataaaaacatgacatttgTAACCTATTTGGTATAAAATTACTTCCAGCTACGGTATCTGATAGGCTATTCCACTGATGTGTTAATATTTCAGTACAGACATATAGTTAGGTATGGTCACTtctgtttcttgtattttttttatttgtttacaacAATTGGATTTTTTGACATTAAACCATTTTATAAGCATACAACACACTCCAGGCTGTACATTCTTACTGCATTCACCATTGATTATTCTCTGGGTAATATAAAGGCAGATCGATTAATGTGACCATGTAAACTGGGTATTTCTGTCCTGGCAGGGAACCCTGGCTATAGTACTGTACATCGGTTCTGTGTTTGTGATTGCAGGTGGGGTTGATGGCTTCTTATGCACTCTGGGCTGTTTCCTGGAACTTCAGTGTCTTCCTTCTCTCGAGAGTGGTTGGAGGAATCTGCAAAGGGAACGTCAGTCTTTGCACAGCTATCATTGCTGACCTGCCATGCCCCAAAATGCGAAATAAAGGAATGGTAAGACTGAAAACTGTACTATACGTGAACAAGTAGGTCTGTGTGGAATAACAACACTATTGCAGTTCTTAGGGTTGTACAGTGATACATTACCATAGAAACATATTGTAAAGACTTTCCATTCCTTGATCGGCATCCAGAGCCCAGCCTCCAGCAACCTATCAATCCCACATGTGATTTTGCTAGTGACTGCCCCAAAACATGGCAACAAGAAAGCGAAATGTAGGGAATTGAATTTAGCAGGGGACCAAGCCAGATTACTGAATAAAACCCATAAGACACCTCCTTTTGAACAGACGGAAACTAGTTCCGGAAAATATGGACTTTAATTGGTTTTATAGGGACGCACCCCACCTACAAAATGATTTTGTTACTAGTATTGTCAAATTATTAATTTGTGCACTTTTTGAGTCATCCAGTTATTAGGATCGGGTAATTCAAGATAAGTGTAATTACTTTTATGTAACCAATTCCCAAATGAAAAAATGTTGAATGAAAATATCTGTTGGCTTGTGTTCTTCAAATATActctatagtatagtatagtatgttAAATACTTATCACATTTACCCTGGTATCGCACCTTGAATGACCCTATTACATAATATACTGaagcaatacaattaaaaataaacgtTCATTTCATTCAGATTGCCTTTGCGGTCATGAACTCCTTCTTCAGAGGACAGGCGGGGGTATTTCATAGCCACTTTATAACAATAATATCCCATTgttcaaatagaaaatattttatagTATTGACACCATAGACATCGGAAAAGGTATCACAGTTGCGAAattgaaaagaagaaaataaaactaatagaAACAGTTCTTTAACAGTCGGTGTGGGGTTGGCTTTCTCCTCTCTGCTTGAGATTGCCCATAATGCAGTGTGCACCAACGCTGCCGCAGTTGATTGGTGTTTCCACTGGGTCCTAGTGGAGACTCTATGCAGACTAGTGATTATTCAAATAAATTATTGAGAAATACAAGTTTTAGTACTGCTGCActgtgagggggacatttccccatcgttgaaaaagtgagggggacatgtcccctgtGTAACTTACGCCTGGTGCACCCTGCAGGATAAAGAAAGTATTGgttttacacttcaagctgcacTGCATGATAACTGCGGTATACTGTACTTTGCTTCACTTTCAAAGAACTAAATTGATAGTGAAAGTTCAGTTTTTTTGTAACTTACTATATAGGAGCATTAGGGATCACATTTTGTTATGTTCTGCCCTTGAATTATACTCAAACCtaacatggtgttttttttttttttttttttaaggccatGATTGGTGTTGCCTTCTCACTTGGTTTTACTGTTGGCCCAATGATTGGTGCATACTTTGCTATGAACACAGCCAAGGGGGAGATATTTTACCTCAGCCCAGCACTGTTGGGCCTAATGTTTTCTACTGCTGACTTATTATTCATCTTCCTAATGCTTCCAGAGACGCTTCACAAAGAAAACAGAGTGAGTTATTAGAGACAGATAACATGTAATGATCTTTAATGATGTAACACAAACTGTCATATGTTCTAGTGCTGTTAGTGGAAGCCTCTTTTTTCTAGACCATTatgactaggcttgctacttttcgatattaattggGTGAACTCGTTAAACATCAAATTTGttgaaataaatgtaaatagGATAAACGTCAGTTTTGccataggtatacggtgacagttacagTTActtgtttgatttgaaaatggggagTAAGAGGAAAAACACTtcatgaatattgtgcacaatatccTGACCGATGGCTGAAGTCTCTGCGGCAGGACAAAGCAAGCCTGTCTGCattaccttccagtgactctgagtccagctgtgctgtgcctgaagcaggagagggggagctcagactccaaataataagtgcaagttagttctgttcaactatctagtgttttgttctgtgcatattatttttactcataaATTTATCctgtaaaagtctgtgtaatacacttttatatgctgtgttttctacagtttgagaccatttttaaatctgtgtaaGATTTATATCTATACAAGGTATAACTCTGCTGTGAGCAAACGTTAATTCAATTAGagtgttggtaaccatggttttgttgcatgttgaatatgataaaggggtttctctaagtaagatgtttctcaatggcataaagaGTCTGgatggaaaaataaagataaaaaaacccGGTAaattctttttaaataaacacctatactaatcgtcgatttggccaaaaaataaaaatcgaatagcaGCTAGCCTAATTATGACTCGCGCGCTAAAACCAAGCTCAGTCTGCAATCCATACTGTACTATGCCCATCATAGTTAAAGTTGGTGGGGGGCTGTAAAAGAAATGAGGGCTTTTATTATTGTGATAACTAAATAGACTCTCAATAGCTTTACTATGCTGCATGCATTGTGCTATATGGGTCAACAATCcttatttttgtaaatagtaGCATATTATAGTTGAGATCCCATTGATTTGTATTGTTATATGTCAGCATGGGGAAAACAAGGGTACATTAATACACCTATCCAATGGCTGGGCATGCTGGAATATGTATGGCACTTTGgactcgcaaaaaaaaaaaaaaaaaaaaaaaaaaaaagcttgttaaaTTACATTATGCACAGTAAGCAGAACATGATTTAAATAGTTTGAATAAATTCCACCTTTCCCTTGAACGTTTCAGTTATTTTGAGTTCAGCCTATGCATTTCCAAGACTGAGCTAAAAGTAGACTCGTCCAAGGTCACACAGTTAGGATCTTCCGCCAAACGATATCTATTTAGACCAAAGGCCTGCTTCCAAACAATTGATCCATTTCTTTTACTGAAAGCAGTGAAACAGCTTCCAAGAAACATATTCAGCCCATACAAGAAGTCTAATTACTTTATAGAATTACTCATGTAATCTAACATAAGCTGAAATCTCTGTTGTTTCTCAGGTTTCATCAGTGAATTCTGGGTTACAGGAATCGGTTGACTTGCTCAGCCCAGTGGCACTATTTCAGTTCTCTGCTATTACTAGAAGAAAGGATTCTCCTTCAAAAGAAAGTAAGTACCAGTTTGTTCCTTAGTTAAGAATAATTAGACAtcattgtttaatttattattatacttATATTTTCATATAGTagtttgatccattactggttttactacaagtttaataagatAAGTGTGTGActtgtacactgtggctaatcaagcatgtattaaaacctggaatgggtgaaactgcttcaCAATAAAGAGTTTTATTTTCATCCCTGAATTGGTATCCAACACTGTGAGCACATCTGACATATATACATTCTTTCTCCTGTGTTGCTTAGGTCTGCAGAGCCTTAAAGTACTGGGCTTGGTCTACTTTTTCTACCTGTTTCTCTTCTCTGGACTGGAGTACACACTGAGCTTCCTCACTCATCAGCGCTTCCACTTTACCAGGTACTCTTTACAGGATTCAGTTTAGGTTGAAACTAGAAAGAGGGATTGAACATGCGATTAATTAGGAAATATATCAGGGCCCTTATAGCACCGATTTGGTATGGCAAGTTTGCAAGGTGACTGTTTCCTCAATTATTACTGCCTACCATTTTTTCAGAAATTATAGGCAATTCAGTCATTGAGGAGGTggcagaaggcagtgagagacggagcagtcctgagGTTCTTCGGTAGCTGATCCACCagagaggggctagggaagagaaagagcgggcacgggaggatggagagtggagggaaggaaTGACTAGTCAGCCAGTAGAGGATGAGCAGAGAGGATAGAGAGGGGGATTGGAggtgggagggggcagtgtggtgaagagagcggtaggcaagaacaagggtcttgaattgaatgcgagcagagatagATACGCAGTGGAGggtgcgaagcagaggggtagcatgagagtagcgaggttgggaaaaaacaagacgagcagcagaattttgaatgagctgaagggggagGATAGCCAAAGCAGGGAGACGCAAGGACAGAGTTACAGTAGTCtagagagtacaagagcttgggccaggagttgggtggaataagtagtgagaaaaggacagattcggtagatgttgctaagaaagaagctGCAAGTGCATGTCATGGAAGAGATGTGTTGcaagaaggagagggaggggtttttagcagaaggagatggagagagagtgatAGTCAAGGGATACTGAGATGGAGGAGGGAGAGAAAGCAGCAGGAAAgtagaggaggtcagatttagagaggttgagtttgaggtggtgtGAATGTGTCCAAGTTGAGATAGCTGAGAAACATTCTGAGATgcgggaggagatgtgggagtcaaaggagagaaaggagaggaagatctgggcatcatcagagTAAAGGTAGTAGGAGAAGCATTGAGTGAGAAGAGGAGGGGTCTATAGGGcagatccctgaggtacacctgtagagagGGGGCAAAGAGAAGAGAGAGCCATGCCAGGAAACCTGGAAAGAACAGTTAGAGAGATGGGAAAatcaggcaagagcagtgcctgaTATCaccaggtcagagagagagagaggagatgtcaaaggcagaggagaggtcaaggagaaatAGAATGGAGGAGAGGAAGGCAACCCAAGCACAGAGTCAGTTACTGAGAGGAGGATGGTTTCCATAGAATGCGTAGGACGGAACCCAAATTGAAGAGGGCCAATCATAGTGCTCAGTGAGGCAGGATGGCAGCTGGTAGAGTTTTAGAGGGGACTGGGAGGAGAGAGATAGGGCGATAGTTCTGGGCAGAGGAAGGGTCAAAAGAAGGTTTCTTAAAAATGGGAGTGACACGAGCAGTTTTGAAGCCTGAGGAAAAGGAGCCAGAAAGCAAAGAAAGAAGAGCGGGCTCAATGGATTGGAAGAAGCAAGTAGGAAGGGGTCCAGGGTGCAAGTAGTTGGCCTGGAGTCCAGGAGTAAGGAGGAAAGGTCCGAGTCAGGTAGAGGTGTGATCGTTGAGaatgaggagaggaggggaggcagGAAGGTGAGATGTGTTCAGGTGGGGAGGGGGAAGGAGAAAATCATCTGGAGAATAGCTTCTGAATGTCCTCTACATTGGagcagaagaaggaggcaaagtcattgGGTGTAAAGGATGAGGATTGGGGAGTGGGGGAGGGTTTGAGGAGGGAGGAAAAGGTGGAGAAAAGTCAGCGGGATGATAGATTGATAGTTGGAATGTTTGGCAGAGGTAACGGCTGTCGACAagaaggagaggaggggagcagttGTGGTCTAAATCAGATGGTTCCTTTGACCTCTTCCATCTCCGTTCAGCAGTGCAGAGGTCATTACGGGATGAGTGGAATGTAGATAGCCAGggctggaggtgggggtggggggcggtTGCGAGCAATGTGGAAGACGATAGGTCAGAAGGAGTCAAAAGTTGTGGTGAGAGAAGAAGAAATTGTTATGATGGCTGAGTTTGCTAAAAGTTGGGAGAATGAGTCAATAGGGGGAAGAATGGAAAGAGCAGAGGAAGTAAAGGTGGTTGGGGGAAGGGAGCGGAGATTACGGTGATAAAAGAGAAGTGGGAAGAGAGAGGGTAGAATGAGTGAAATGGAGATGAAGAAATGGtcagaggaggagagggggtaATAGTAGGGGAAGGAGGAGAGCAGTCTCTGGAAGAAATCTGGTCCAGCTGGCGGCCAACTTTGTGTGGGAGGCAAGGGGAAGAGTTAGAGAGAAAAATAATCAAGAAGAGGGAGGAAGCCAGCAGTTGGAGAGATGAATGTTAAAATTGCCTAACAAAATTATAGGAATAGAGTGGTGATAGAAGAGAGAAAGAAGTCAGGCTTGTCAAGGAAATGAACAAGGGGAACGGGGAGAACAATAAAAAGCAGATGACAGGAAGAATGCTACTCAATGGTGTGAAACTCAAAAGTGCTGACAGAGATGGAGGAGAGAGTAGAGGGTATCGAAGTTCCAGGATGGAGAAAGTAGGAATCCAGTTCCCCGCCACCTCCTGGAGAGCGtggagagtgagagaggacatggagagagggagagcagcTGGAGTAGCATTGTTCTTGGGGATGATCCATGTTTCTGTAAGGGCCAGAAAGtcgagagagagatgagaggcgTAGGCAGCAATGAAGTCAGCTTTGTTGCAGGCTGACCGTCAGTTCCAGAGGGtgccagagacagagagagagcaggaggaagGAGTAGATGGGGGCAGGGGCAGAGAGATCTGGATGGAGTTAGAACGGTGCTGGTGAGATATTTTGCGAGCGCGAAAGGAGTGGAGGACTGGGATAGCACTTAAGTTTCTTTCATATAGTACAAACCCAAAATAATTCTGGGAAATCACATTTAAACTGGTTATATGTCTCCTGTTGCAGCATGCAGCAAGGAAAGATGTTTTTCTTCATTGGAATTACAATGGCTGTCATCCAAGGAGGTTATGCCCGAAGAATCAAACCAGGAAGTCAGATTAAAACCGTCAAGAGGGTGAATACAAGGACTTTTGAAAAATACCTAGCCTAGGTTTCTATCCatgatttttaaaacaagaaaacataTAATAGCTCAACCAAAAATTATGTCTTTTAGGCGATAATCCTTTTGATCCCAGCTTTCGTTCTGGTTGGTTTGGCGTGGAATGTGACTATGCTGTACATTGGGCTGTTACTTTACTCATTTGGTAAGTGTCACAAATTCTGCTATTTTGTGCTTTGAAGTCTATGATGCAAACAAAATCATTTCAGTAAATTGTACCTAATATATATTGCTATAATTTTgtaggtctcagattttcctatatgaaaacacacacattacgaTAAagctgaattttattttttaatggtcatttatttgaagctgGAGAAGAACATTTATCATTGCAGATACTTCAGTGCTGCACTTCCAGCCAATTTCCTAAAGTCGCATGAAGGAATAAAGTTGCCATTGAAAACACATCAGTCATAGGAAAAACACTGATTGGTACTCACATGTGAGCCAATGTGTctagcttctgggagtttgagttcctttaaagaaaataaatggtaaacttttagaatgTTGAGTTGTTTTTTCTTGAAGATATAACATATTCCTTCAACTTTAAGACACCACTTttttaaccaatttttttttttcaaaaaaatggcCTACATCTTAAATTCCAgcacagtatagtgatgcatgtattaaaattgccaacaaaagatgtgactgcccaagtacacaagcagcaacgtgactgactggcagttgaaAGGTTCCGTAACAGTTATCCTGCAGAGCAgactctcctcctcgatgtaaacaaatCCATCTAATCCGACCTCCCTATTTttctacttgccaagcaataccacagttcacaaaaagggagcaAAACATGTGCAAGTAAAGACAACtgaaaatgagaagcagcgcataactgtaaCACTCTGTATAATGAGCAGATGGCTGCAAACTACCTCCATACGTCATTTTCTTATATGAGTAcatgcatctttgtaaatgcatctttatttgatttttttcccctcaggTTTAggatgggaaatttgggctgcatcttaaattcaaggacatcttaaattcgaaggaatacggtatatatttaaaaaatgcgcTCAGGAAGAGTCATTgtataaaaaaagacacattCAGAATTATTTTTCCTACAAGGACTTAAACTCCCAAAAGCAACTCCTATGTCGGATGCGTTCTTTCAACAGGAAGTACAGCATAGAAAAGAGTGCAAGATACACTCTccaattttattgtttataaataaatgttaaaaataaaaagtgatctCCAGTGGGTGGTATGTCTAAATATGACACATTTTCAACCCTTGTGGCAATAGTCAGGTTATACATTGTGGATGCTTCAAGAATTTTCATGGAATACTGGGTGTATTCCACAGGCTGAATGTGCCTTAACCAACGAGCCCATGAAGGGCGTAATTTGGAAAGATGAGATTTGCCCATTAATTCTGTTGCTGGATTTTAATGAATGTAagacacattacaaaattaaagttacattttagTGTTGAAGACAAAAGTACAAGCTATCTTTCAGCACTATATTGTGCAGTCCTAATAGATAACAATTTCTTGCTATCAGACACAGGAACAGGATGCACCTGTGGGAATTTCACAGATAGTGTTTCACATGTAAGATGTAAGTTTATCAGGGCTGTCCAACAGATGGCTCTTGAGCTATGTGACTCTTTTGAAGTAGACTTCAAGGACAATACCTAGTCTTAGGTATAAGTGTGCAACGGTTATGATTTTCCCAAACCGAACCGAAACCAACATTTGCATAAAATTCCAAACCGAACGATTCCGGCAAAATACTAATCTAAACCgattttttgggttttttttttttgtacaatgaaaaagcaTTGGAAGACACAGCAGTAAGCCGGCGGCATTTTGAGGAGCTCATCGTACACTTTGCTGCAGTAAATGGTTAATCTTAACATCCCTTAATAATTTTAACGTGGTAACATAAATTAAAAGTTATGGCAAGTTTTACCTGCTTGCCCTCAGTTGGGATAACTGCAGCTTCAGACTTAGTCTGAATGTTTAGATGTCTAgagatgttttctttttatttgatgAAAGGTGGTGCTAATACCAGAATATGcaaactgtatactgtataactgtataccctaacccagaggttttcaaactgggggtaGCGCCCCCCTAGGGGGGTGTGACAAGATTATCAGGGGGGTGCAAGACCTGACTAATAAATATCTGATAAAACAAGGTGCATCACACCAAAGCTTCATTGAACAATATTCTGACACATGTCATCGCCTCTTAGCACCCAAACTGACATGTGAAGGTAGAGACGTGAACGTGACTCAGATGTTATTTGTTCTCGCGAATGATCAGCTGTGTTAATGTTAGACGGCAAACAATAAGAATGGAGTGTTTTTCTAAAACGTAAAGTTGAGGATATTGATCCAGATGAAGGAGCAGGTAAagccagacaaaaaaaaaaacaggaaatgccAACCTTTTCACTTGGACTTGGGATTTACATGTATTGGTCCTGATGAACATCAGCGACCGCAATGTGTTGTCTGAGTGGATGTTCTTGCCAATGATAGCataaaaccaaacaaactaaAAGTAACGCCATCTGGAGACCAAACATCCTGCCCTCAAAGATAAAGTCATGAGATCTTTTCGAATCACAGCTCTTTCAACTCAAAGGACAGAGGAGGTTAATCGAAGAAAGCAGCGCTACACCTGCCAAAGCACTTGAAGCATCGTACACGGTCCCCTACCAAATAGCAACAATTGGAAAACCTCATACGATTGGTGAAGGTCTTGTGCAGCAATCGAAATGGAATCAATAGTGTGTGAAAGGAAAGTTGCTGATCAGTTAAGtctcgttgttttttttaaacaattcaaaacagcgACATTTTCCAACAATTTTGGTGGGTTAGCGTCCTTACATTCAACCTAATAACTTAATGtgatgtttgtctgaaataaactgcAGCTTATCGAGATCATGGCTCCATCAAATATGCCACTTGCTTTTTTCCCATTCTGTTCCACCTTTCAACTTTGTGGTGTttttaacttaataataataataatagtaataataataataataataataataataataataataataataataataataataataataataattacagggcTCTACACATCTGCCGTATATTTGAAAGGTAgtaccaaaaaaacatttttgtgacaAACATCTCTTCAAAGCATTATATATTTACCATAACCTACATATTTCTTATTGCATCGCTACTCTGTTTTAAACAAAAGTTATGCAGAAGAAAATCCTCTCCAAAGTAAT encodes the following:
- the LOC117420693 gene encoding major facilitator superfamily domain-containing protein 10-like isoform X2 — encoded protein: MSESESVGNSAMESPGESSPKADSGTSRVILVVFLALLIDLLGFTLILPLLPSILDDYGKTDDGVYQSLQSIVDWFGETIGVPVERKYNSVLFGGLIGSLFSLLQFLSSPLTGAASDYFGRRPLMMISTVGLMASYALWAVSWNFSVFLLSRVVGGICKGNVSLCTAIIADLPCPKMRNKGMAMIGVAFSLGFTVGPMIGAYFAMNTAKGEIFYLSPALLGLMFSTADLLFIFLMLPETLHKENRVSSVNSGLQESVDLLSPVALFQFSAITRRKDSPSKESLQSLKVLGLVYFFYLFLFSGLEYTLSFLTHQRFHFTSMQQGKMFFFIGITMAVIQGGYARRIKPGSQIKTVKRAIILLIPAFVLVGLAWNVTMLYIGLLLYSFAAATVVPCLSTLVSAYGSASQKGTVMGILRSLGALARALGPIIASTVYWWAGAEICFIISSAFFIVPLVLLRLIKQTKTE
- the LOC117420693 gene encoding major facilitator superfamily domain-containing protein 10-like isoform X1; translated protein: MDIWGMYTFDDNLIIKLRYLQILPNIKQLINSNIQDACVSSRSSLFVTLQLHCSFFLFRFRGRGAERPSRRDGVYQSLQSIVDWFGETIGVPVERKYNSVLFGGLIGSLFSLLQFLSSPLTGAASDYFGRRPLMMISTVGLMASYALWAVSWNFSVFLLSRVVGGICKGNVSLCTAIIADLPCPKMRNKGMAMIGVAFSLGFTVGPMIGAYFAMNTAKGEIFYLSPALLGLMFSTADLLFIFLMLPETLHKENRVSSVNSGLQESVDLLSPVALFQFSAITRRKDSPSKESLQSLKVLGLVYFFYLFLFSGLEYTLSFLTHQRFHFTSMQQGKMFFFIGITMAVIQGGYARRIKPGSQIKTVKRAIILLIPAFVLVGLAWNVTMLYIGLLLYSFAAATVVPCLSTLVSAYGSASQKGTVMGILRSLGALARALGPIIASTVYWWAGAEICFIISSAFFIVPLVLLRLIKQTKTE